A genomic segment from Deinococcus sp. YIM 77859 encodes:
- a CDS encoding DUF485 domain-containing protein: protein MTVSRVQSGSPPVRNAAYQRLVTERNRFTVLMTVTFLVLYFLLPILAGYNKPLMATKVFGNVTFGYVLAFLEFAMGWMMAAIYVARARQFDRLAQEAQR, encoded by the coding sequence TCAGTCCGGTTCGCCACCCGTCCGCAACGCCGCCTACCAACGGCTGGTGACGGAACGAAACCGCTTTACCGTCCTGATGACGGTCACCTTCCTCGTGCTGTACTTTCTGTTGCCCATCCTCGCCGGGTACAACAAGCCGCTGATGGCCACCAAGGTGTTTGGCAACGTCACCTTCGGCTACGTGCTGGCCTTTTTGGAGTTTGCGATGGGGTGGATGATGGCGGCGATCTACGTGGCGCGCGCTCGGCAGTTTGACCGCCTCGCGCAGGAGGCCCAGCGATGA